CCGTAGCGTTCAGCACTCAGGGTTCAGCATTCAGCTTTCAGCTAAGGCCACTCAGTGGATTGGTGGGCTGACAAGCTACAATCGGCGACCTAACTCGGAGCCGCTATGAAAAACTTCCGAGACCTTAACGTCTGGCGAAAGTCGCACGAGCTCACGCTGGCAGCATACAAGCAAACAACAGTATTTCCGATTGAAGAGCGGTTTGGTCTCACATCACAGATACGGAGAAGCGCCGCGTCGATCGCGGTCAACATTGCGAAAGGATGTGGTCGACGGGGGAATTCAGAATTTCACCGTTTTTGACGATTGCAATGGGTTCAGCTAGTGAACTCGAATACCACCTCTTCCTTGCAAAGGATCTCGGATATCTGAGGGTCTGAGCTTATGCAGCGCTCAACGAAGGCGTTATTGAAGTCAAGCGAATGGTTGCTTCGTTGCTTCGAAGAGTTGATGAGGTACGCTCAAACAACAAGGCAGCTGGAATCTAATGACACTGTCCTACGGCTGAGTGCTGAGTGCCCGAATGCTGAGTGCTAGGTGTGCAGCGCAGAGAGCGTCTTTTGCAGTGACTCCTCGTTCTCTACATTCAATCCCATTTTAGATCTATCAATCTGGCGTAGCAGACCGGTGAGCACTTTGCCCGGTCCGACTTCGATAAATGTCTGAACTCCTGCGCTGATTAGCGCCTGAATAGAGCGCACCCACTGCACTGCGCCAGTGACTTGACGAATGAGAGCTTCGCGAGCTTCTGCCGCACCCTGAATTGGATTTGCGTCGACATTCGTGATCACGGGAACGCGCATTGCAGAAAATCGCAAACCGCGCAAATCAGCGGCGAGTCGATCCTGCGCGGGCTGCATGAGCGCACAGTGGAAGGGAGCGCTTACCGGCAGCATCACAGCGCGTTTGGCGCCTTTTTCCCTGGCCAGCTCCGCGGCTCGTTCCACAGTGGCCTTGTTGCCTGAGATCACGATCTGGTCAGGTGAGTTGATGTTGGCTGGGGATACCGTGCCAACGGTCTCTTGCGCAGCCCGGCGGCATACTGCTTCAAGCGGATCAAGAGCGAGGGCCAGAATCGCTGCCATAGCTCCTACTCCCACGGGCACAGCTTCCTGCATGTATTTGCCGCGCTTTGCCACGGTGCGCACCGCGTCAACGAAGCTGAGCGTACCGGCGGCAACGTGGGCGGAGTACTCGCCAAGACTGTGTCCCGCGACGTATTGCGGCTGAATGCCCTGCTCTGCCAACACGCGCTGAGCGGCGACTGAAGCTGTGAGAATCGCCGGCTGAGTAATCTCGGTGAGCTTCAGCTTTTCTTCTGGTCCTTCAAAGCAAACTTGGGAGAGCGAATAACCGAGGGCCGCGTCGGCCTCAACAAAGGCTTCGCGCGCGACTGAATATGTCTCGGCGAGTTCTTTGCCCATTCCGACTGCCTGTGATCCTTGTCCGGGAAAAAGGAAAGCGAGGGGAGATGTGCTCATGGCCAAAGATGAGTTTAATCAGAATTTATGTTCACCGGGGCAAATGCCATCGCGATTTGGGCTGAGGCATCGGCGATCAGATGATTGGGAATCTGGCTTAGAACAATCTTGATCCAGCGCTCGCCAGATTGGGAGCTGTAATCTCCAGTTGCCGCGAGAGCCATGTCTCAAGATCGGATTTCGCAAGTGGGGCGATTGTCGTGAAACGGATGCCGACGCGACCGGTATTGTTCGTCCAGACGAATTCGCCTTTAGCTTCGAGTATGCGATTCAGCCCGGGTAGCTGCATTCTCAATTGCACGGGACCTGTCATATCGCTGGTTCGGTTTGTCCCAAGAGCAACTCCACCCTCGCTGATGTTGGTGAGCGGGACCGGCACATCGCGGACCGAACCATAGCTCATATGCACGGTCGCGTTCACCGCGTGACGGTGATAGCGGCGGCGTTCGCGCAGAATCAGCCCATGCGCAGCGCGCAGACTGCGGGCTGCACGATCGGACGAAACTGGCTTGTCGAGCACAAAATTGGCGCCCAATTCAAAGGCGCCTTTCACGCTCGTTGTTCTGTTGGTGATGGCGAAAACGATCGACTTCGAATTGGACTTGCCCCGCCGCAGCTCCTTGATCACTTCGCAGCCGCTTTGGACGTCATCACAATCGACGAGGATCGCGTCGAACTTGCGGCTGCAAATGGTTTGCCTGGCGGCGTCGGTTGAGGTAACCGTCTCCATGTCAATGGTTACTGTTTCCAGCACGCGGCGGATAACGCGCAGTACCTCCTGGTCGCGTGTGAGGAGCAGCGCTTTCAGCATCACCGTGAAAATGTACCTTCCTTATAACCCAAGGAACAAATAACGGACGTAACTGACCTCCCGCGTATGCACGTTAAATCATTGATTTAGCTTGGAAGTGGCTGATTGCAAAGCACGCCTCGGCACAGGCAGAAAGCGTGCCATGGGAAATTAACGCAGTTGCTTTTTCGCGAGCCGGGAGGGCTTGGTAGCTTTTGCGGACTTCTCTGCCGTGCTCGTGGCAGATCCCGCTTGGGCCTTCATCTCGTCGATAATCGAATACAGCTTGGATCGATCGACTACCTCGACGAAAGGCTTACCATAGGCTTTGTTCGAGACTACGTAGATGGTTGGCGTGTGCTCGATGCCAACGCGTTGTCCAACAGCAAAATCTGTCTTCACTTCGCCCGCAAACTTGCCATCAGGATCTACGACGAACGGAAGCGAAGTCTTGTTCTGCGCAGCAAACTTCTCGGCGTTACTGCGCAAATTCTCGGGCGTGATCGCCGGCTGATTCTCAAAGCAATAGTCACGCCAGGCGGCTCCCAGAGCCTTCGATTTGCTGTCAAAATATTTCGCGATTACCGCGGCGTCGAACGACCAGTTGTGCTTCGGTAGCGGGAAATCATAGCGAACAATAGGGATGTTGTACGTCTTTGCGGCTTCTTTCAGCAGGGGGTTAGCGTTTGCACAATCCGGACACTGCAAGTCGACGAACTCGACAATGGCAACGCTCTGTCCCGGCGGGGGTTTCAGCGCTGAGGTGTCGGCTGAGTAGCTGAAGTTAGCAAACATAAGTAGGGCGGCAACGATGATAAGAACTCGTGAAAGCATGGCTAGTTAGACTCGATGACCAAGGCTGATACTGAGAATATTTTATCGCGGAGGGATAGACTTGCGCTTGGGACCGCGATTTCTGCCGTGCCCACATCGCTGATGCCGGTTCGTTCGGTGAACAGCTCGCTATGCCGATGCCTTGGATACAACTCAGGAGCCGGATACTTGTCGTTTGGCGGCTGTTTGCCGGGCGAGATGGGCGAGACCAGATTGTGTGATTCTGACGATCGAGCGCCCAAAGGCGTTCTCCCGTTCTACGAAGCCCCGGTCGTTGGCTTCTTCCCAAACCGGAAGCTTGGGGCACGACGTGCGCCATGCTTCCATCGCTTCTTCGTAGCTTCGTTCGCCTCTTGCCAGCCAGGCGAGGAAGTCGACGATCAGTGCTTCGACGGTGTCACTCACACGATATTTTTACCACTGGCCGCGTAAAGACGCAGCACGCTGCGTCTCTTCCAGAACGGCTGCTCTGGACGACTCGTTCGACAGCTCCGACTTGACCCTCCTTTTGGGTAGCAGAAGCATCTAGCCAAATATCGCTGTTTTTTAGTGACATTTCAGGAGTGGTTTATGAACTTCAGAGTCCCAGCTCTATGTTTGCTGCTGTCCGGACTTGTTGCCGCGCAGGTTCCCAATCCCACGTCTCAGCCACCCGCGGAGCAGAATCCGAACGGCTACGCCCAAGGTACTAGCACAACCGAAACCGGTGAGACTGTACCGTTGTTCAAAGTCCAAGTTGTAAGCCGGACAATCGAAGCAGTGAATTACCGCCATCTTGGAGGAGAAACCAAAGTAGGCATGATGGGCACAACGCTTATGCCGCAGGCCAAGGGCGAT
The sequence above is a segment of the Acidobacteriota bacterium genome. Coding sequences within it:
- the fabD gene encoding [acyl-carrier-protein] S-malonyltransferase; protein product: MSTSPLAFLFPGQGSQAVGMGKELAETYSVAREAFVEADAALGYSLSQVCFEGPEEKLKLTEITQPAILTASVAAQRVLAEQGIQPQYVAGHSLGEYSAHVAAGTLSFVDAVRTVAKRGKYMQEAVPVGVGAMAAILALALDPLEAVCRRAAQETVGTVSPANINSPDQIVISGNKATVERAAELAREKGAKRAVMLPVSAPFHCALMQPAQDRLAADLRGLRFSAMRVPVITNVDANPIQGAAEAREALIRQVTGAVQWVRSIQALISAGVQTFIEVGPGKVLTGLLRQIDRSKMGLNVENEESLQKTLSALHT